Proteins encoded by one window of Salicibibacter halophilus:
- a CDS encoding ABC transporter permease, producing MEFIAELVNYIVENYDELLVLSIEHLLMVVYGIGLALLVGVPLGIIAAKFEKLTPLIISITNILQLTPSLAMLAILMLYFGFGFQTVVMGLFLYSLLPIVKNTYVGIKEVDGSIMEAGTGIGMTPLQLLMKIQFPLSIPFLMAGLRLAAVIAIAVATIGPYIGAGGLGTEIISGISIQSDVQIFAGAIPATLMALIADFVLGKLENKTKHGIA from the coding sequence ATGGAATTCATTGCTGAATTAGTCAATTACATCGTAGAAAATTATGATGAATTGTTAGTATTATCTATAGAGCATCTATTGATGGTTGTTTATGGAATTGGATTAGCATTGCTTGTCGGTGTACCACTTGGCATTATTGCTGCAAAGTTTGAGAAACTCACCCCTCTTATCATATCGATAACTAATATCCTCCAATTAACTCCAAGTTTAGCGATGCTTGCGATCCTTATGTTATATTTTGGATTTGGATTTCAGACGGTGGTTATGGGATTGTTCCTGTATTCTCTACTTCCAATTGTGAAAAACACATATGTAGGGATCAAAGAAGTTGATGGGAGTATTATGGAGGCCGGTACCGGAATCGGGATGACACCGCTTCAATTGCTTATGAAAATACAATTTCCTTTGTCTATTCCATTTTTAATGGCTGGTTTAAGACTCGCTGCTGTTATTGCAATAGCCGTAGCAACGATCGGTCCTTATATCGGTGCGGGAGGATTAGGAACAGAAATCATTTCCGGCATTAGTATACAGTCTGATGTTCAAATTTTTGCTGGTGCAATTCCAGCCACATTAATGGCACTTATTGCGGATTTTGTTTTAGGAAAGCTAGAGAATAAAACAAAACATGGAATAGCGTAG
- a CDS encoding TetR/AcrR family transcriptional regulator — protein MSLSRKDIQKERMWHYFINAASETIDEVGISQVRARTVAERAGFTTSTIYNYFREFSHVIFFAAMRYTKPYIEQLPQYMDQGTNTLEKWLYSWECFCKESFKHPQIYSHIFISNLKQVPEDLLDHYYRMYKHELVGLPDQVQSIVLQHTLSTRSSLYIQHAVDEGFIRHEDIPYITETTLLIWKGMLTDILNQRKPYSQTEAMRKTLHLVHKTIMNIVPVDKHQEVNVQFNI, from the coding sequence ATGTCACTGTCACGTAAAGACATACAGAAAGAAAGAATGTGGCATTATTTTATCAATGCAGCATCGGAAACAATCGATGAAGTAGGAATCTCACAAGTTAGAGCACGAACGGTTGCAGAACGGGCAGGGTTTACAACCTCTACGATTTATAATTATTTTAGAGAATTTTCCCATGTCATATTTTTTGCAGCAATGCGCTATACAAAACCCTATATTGAGCAATTGCCTCAGTATATGGATCAAGGAACGAATACACTGGAAAAATGGCTGTATAGTTGGGAGTGCTTTTGTAAAGAGTCTTTTAAACATCCGCAAATCTATTCTCATATTTTTATCAGTAATTTAAAACAAGTACCTGAAGATTTGTTGGATCATTACTACAGAATGTACAAACATGAGCTTGTAGGGTTGCCTGATCAAGTTCAATCCATTGTATTGCAGCATACACTGTCCACACGAAGCTCTCTATATATCCAACATGCAGTAGACGAAGGATTTATCCGTCATGAGGATATACCTTACATCACAGAAACAACCCTCTTAATTTGGAAAGGGATGCTCACCGATATATTAAATCAGCGTAAACCTTATTCACAAACAGAGGCAATGAGAAAAACACTTCATCTTGTGCATAAAACCATCATGAATATCGTCCCAGTGGATAAGCACCAAGAGGTAAATGTCCAATTTAATATTTAG
- a CDS encoding gluconokinase, with protein MQSIYVGIDIGTTGVKAVLFNKKGQERYKAHRTYPLHSPTPEIAEQDANEVLEQTFAVLDEARTFCSRERFSIRSVSFSSAMHSLLCVDKKGKPITPLITWADKRSSDVTKHRQENGDAQGFYERTGTPVHPMSPFAKLIWMKENDPKKAVKTAKVIGIKEYVFWHLFNEYVMDESLASATGLMNIHERTWDQEALSRAGITEEQLPRLVPTTEVFYDQNNTPFVIGASDGVLSNLGAGAIESGEVALTIGTSAAIRSASHKPYVDEKGRTFCYLLTDGLWIIGGPVNNGGIVLQWLVEELVKDETVPPDQATEAVMALAEQVPPGANGLMFLPFLTGERAPLWDPNATASYIGLTRAHTREDMIRSALEGTTFNIYSVLLALQELIGIPKKIYASGGFSRSTTWKQIVADVFEQPLHFAKSYESSAFGAVILGMYALGDIDDLAHFKDNDKTEETIMPNQANIPLYRDLTSLYLELSRSIAQHFERLSALQAKQLYT; from the coding sequence ATGCAATCGATCTACGTCGGCATTGATATCGGCACGACCGGAGTGAAAGCGGTCCTTTTTAATAAAAAAGGACAGGAACGTTATAAAGCGCATCGAACGTATCCGCTTCATAGCCCCACTCCGGAAATCGCTGAACAAGATGCGAATGAGGTCTTGGAACAAACGTTTGCAGTTTTAGATGAAGCTCGCACATTTTGCAGTCGTGAACGGTTTTCCATCCGCTCGGTAAGCTTCAGCTCAGCGATGCACAGTCTTCTGTGTGTAGATAAAAAGGGCAAACCAATCACACCGCTTATCACGTGGGCAGATAAACGCAGCTCTGACGTGACAAAACATAGGCAAGAAAATGGGGACGCCCAGGGTTTTTACGAGCGCACAGGAACCCCTGTTCACCCGATGTCACCATTCGCCAAACTCATCTGGATGAAAGAAAACGATCCAAAAAAAGCCGTCAAGACGGCGAAAGTGATCGGCATTAAAGAATATGTATTTTGGCATTTATTTAATGAGTACGTGATGGATGAATCACTCGCAAGTGCAACCGGGCTTATGAACATCCATGAACGCACCTGGGATCAAGAAGCGTTGAGCCGCGCCGGCATCACGGAAGAGCAGCTACCCAGACTCGTACCGACAACCGAAGTCTTTTACGATCAAAATAATACGCCATTTGTGATCGGCGCAAGCGACGGAGTTCTTTCCAACCTCGGCGCCGGTGCGATCGAATCCGGCGAAGTTGCCCTCACCATCGGGACAAGCGCCGCCATTCGCAGCGCGAGTCACAAGCCGTATGTGGACGAAAAAGGACGAACATTTTGCTATTTGCTCACGGATGGTCTCTGGATCATCGGCGGCCCGGTTAATAATGGCGGCATCGTTCTGCAATGGCTTGTGGAAGAGCTCGTCAAGGACGAAACTGTCCCTCCGGACCAAGCGACAGAAGCGGTCATGGCACTCGCGGAACAAGTGCCGCCGGGAGCCAACGGCTTAATGTTCCTGCCGTTCCTGACCGGAGAACGCGCGCCCCTCTGGGATCCAAATGCAACCGCTTCTTACATTGGACTTACGAGGGCACACACCCGAGAAGATATGATCCGTTCAGCACTCGAAGGTACGACCTTTAACATTTATAGTGTGCTGCTTGCCCTGCAAGAACTAATCGGCATTCCGAAGAAAATTTATGCTTCCGGAGGCTTTTCCCGCTCAACAACATGGAAACAAATCGTTGCCGATGTCTTTGAGCAGCCACTGCACTTCGCAAAGTCTTACGAAAGCTCCGCATTCGGAGCCGTCATACTCGGCATGTATGCACTCGGAGACATTGATGATTTGGCTCATTTTAAAGATAATGACAAAACCGAAGAAACGATCATGCCAAACCAAGCAAACATCCCATTATACCGCGACCTTACCTCTTTATATTTGGAACTATCACGAAGCATCGCACAGCATTTTGAACGGCTAAGCGCACTTCAGGCAAAACAGCTGTACACGTAA
- a CDS encoding glycine betaine ABC transporter substrate-binding protein: MKQRLLVGLSTMSLIMAGCGNGDENGEEFTSAAATSTDAKLNVQMVKSLVEDQTDHTVEIVEDLPASPQIFAGIERGEFDIASLYSGEVHNNYFDEVEYTTDPDETLEQAQTFFGEEYDIKWYDPIGFINNYSIGVQESFAEENNIETVTDLGEYADELTLGTDNAWIERDNDGYRGFQEAYGYEFADARGMDVSLMYDGIANGEVDVVTTYTVDPQIIENDLEVLEDDQEFFPPYESSLVATNEVVDSHPEINEILESMVDLISTEEMTDLMYEVEIEERDTKQVADEFLQEKGMLD; encoded by the coding sequence ATGAAACAAAGATTATTGGTAGGTTTATCCACGATGTCGTTGATCATGGCCGGGTGTGGCAATGGAGATGAAAATGGAGAAGAATTCACCTCAGCGGCAGCCACAAGTACGGATGCAAAACTTAATGTGCAAATGGTTAAGTCACTCGTAGAGGATCAGACAGACCACACCGTTGAGATTGTTGAGGACTTACCAGCTAGTCCGCAAATATTTGCAGGTATTGAGCGTGGTGAATTTGACATCGCTAGTCTTTATTCGGGAGAAGTGCACAACAATTATTTTGACGAAGTCGAGTATACCACAGATCCCGATGAAACATTAGAACAAGCGCAGACGTTCTTCGGGGAAGAATATGACATTAAGTGGTACGATCCAATAGGGTTTATTAATAACTATTCGATTGGTGTTCAAGAAAGCTTTGCAGAAGAAAACAATATTGAAACGGTCACAGATTTGGGAGAATACGCGGATGAATTGACATTGGGTACAGATAATGCCTGGATAGAACGAGATAATGATGGCTATAGAGGATTTCAAGAAGCATATGGATATGAATTTGCCGATGCGAGAGGAATGGATGTTTCGCTCATGTATGATGGAATTGCGAATGGCGAAGTAGATGTTGTGACGACATATACGGTTGACCCACAGATCATAGAGAATGACTTAGAAGTTCTCGAAGACGATCAAGAATTCTTTCCGCCATATGAATCTTCTTTAGTCGCAACAAATGAAGTAGTGGACAGTCATCCTGAAATTAATGAAATATTAGAGTCAATGGTTGATTTAATAAGTACAGAAGAAATGACTGATTTAATGTATGAAGTTGAGATTGAGGAGCGGGACACAAAACAAGTAGCAGATGAATTTTTACAGGAAAAAGGAATGTTAGACTGA
- the gnd gene encoding phosphogluconate dehydrogenase (NAD(+)-dependent, decarboxylating), with protein sequence MKIGVIGLGKMGFPLSLQLLDNQYEVVGFDPQTENKHALEKEGGEAAASMDDLISRLETPRTILLLVPAGEITEKVFQELRKKLSADDLMIDAGNAHYQDTLRRHQQLKDSGILFADSGTSGGMSGARNGLCAMVGADEKARPRLNELFETITIPNGFLLTGEVGSGHYLKMIHNGIEYGMMQSIGEGFELLEKGPFTYEYENVADMWNHGSVIRGWLMELTAQMFKEEPKLESIKGVMQSSGEGKWTVEAALEYQASAPVIAMSQLMRYRSLDENPFHGKVVAALRHQFGGHEVEKNE encoded by the coding sequence ATGAAAATTGGCGTTATTGGATTGGGAAAGATGGGGTTTCCCCTGTCATTGCAGTTGTTAGACAATCAATATGAGGTTGTCGGTTTTGATCCACAAACCGAGAATAAGCATGCACTTGAAAAAGAAGGCGGAGAAGCTGCAGCATCCATGGATGATTTAATTTCGAGGTTGGAAACGCCGCGAACCATCCTTTTGTTGGTACCTGCAGGAGAGATTACGGAAAAAGTATTTCAAGAACTGCGCAAAAAGTTATCCGCAGATGATTTAATGATTGATGCGGGAAATGCACATTACCAAGACACCCTTCGCCGCCATCAACAACTCAAAGACTCAGGAATCCTATTTGCGGACAGCGGAACATCAGGTGGAATGTCCGGAGCCCGAAACGGACTATGTGCCATGGTCGGCGCTGATGAAAAAGCACGTCCCCGATTGAATGAACTTTTTGAAACAATCACCATCCCTAACGGCTTTTTGTTAACCGGAGAAGTTGGAAGCGGACACTATTTGAAGATGATCCACAATGGAATCGAATACGGCATGATGCAAAGCATCGGAGAAGGGTTCGAATTGCTCGAAAAAGGACCTTTTACCTATGAATATGAAAATGTTGCGGACATGTGGAATCATGGTTCGGTCATTCGAGGTTGGCTCATGGAGCTAACAGCGCAAATGTTTAAAGAAGAGCCAAAACTGGAAAGCATCAAAGGCGTGATGCAATCTTCCGGGGAAGGAAAATGGACCGTTGAAGCTGCACTCGAATATCAAGCGAGCGCACCTGTGATCGCAATGTCGCAATTAATGCGCTATCGCTCTCTCGATGAAAATCCCTTTCACGGCAAAGTAGTCGCGGCCCTTCGCCATCAATTTGGGGGCCATGAGGTTGAAAAAAACGAGTAA
- the dgoD gene encoding galactonate dehydratase — MKITNYEVFQVPPRWLFLKIETDEGIAGWGEPIIEGRAATVKAAVHELMEYLIDTDPLNIEDHWQLMYRGGFYRGGPILMSAISGIDQALWDIKGKYLSTPIHQLLGGKARDSIKVYSWIGGDRPSQVGEAAKQVVDKGFTAIKMNGTDELQYIDSHEKIDRVLSNVSAIREAVGPYVGIGIDFHGRVHKPMAKILAKELEFFRPMFIEEPVLPEQNEALRDIANHTVIPIATGERMYSKWDFKHILKDGYVDIIQPDLSHAGGITENKKILSMAEAFDVAAAPHCPLGPIALAACLQVDATCHNAFIQEQSLGIHYNEGSDLLDYLVDPSVFHYEKGYVQIPDKPGLGIEMNEAHVRKMAEMGHQWRNPIWRHADQSIAEW, encoded by the coding sequence ATGAAAATCACGAACTATGAAGTGTTTCAAGTGCCGCCAAGATGGTTGTTTTTAAAAATAGAGACGGATGAAGGGATAGCAGGATGGGGGGAACCGATCATCGAGGGTCGTGCTGCTACCGTCAAAGCAGCTGTACATGAGCTAATGGAGTATTTAATAGATACAGATCCGTTGAATATTGAAGATCATTGGCAACTTATGTACCGCGGCGGTTTTTATAGAGGCGGGCCGATCTTGATGAGCGCCATTTCGGGGATTGATCAGGCGTTATGGGATATTAAAGGAAAGTATCTTTCGACCCCAATACATCAGCTGTTAGGCGGGAAAGCGAGAGACTCAATTAAGGTTTATTCGTGGATTGGCGGCGATCGTCCCTCCCAGGTTGGAGAAGCTGCCAAACAAGTGGTTGATAAAGGCTTTACTGCTATAAAAATGAATGGGACCGATGAGCTGCAATATATTGATTCCCATGAAAAGATTGATCGTGTGTTATCGAATGTGTCAGCGATAAGAGAAGCGGTAGGCCCCTATGTAGGGATTGGCATTGACTTTCATGGGAGAGTCCATAAACCGATGGCAAAGATCTTGGCCAAAGAATTAGAATTTTTTAGGCCGATGTTTATTGAAGAACCTGTCTTGCCGGAACAGAATGAAGCTTTAAGAGATATTGCGAATCACACGGTGATTCCGATTGCTACAGGCGAGCGTATGTACTCAAAATGGGATTTTAAACACATTCTTAAAGATGGATATGTTGATATTATTCAACCAGATTTGTCCCATGCCGGCGGAATTACGGAAAATAAAAAGATTCTATCGATGGCCGAAGCTTTTGATGTAGCTGCTGCACCGCATTGCCCTTTGGGACCAATCGCTTTAGCGGCATGTCTTCAAGTTGATGCTACTTGCCATAATGCATTTATCCAAGAACAAAGCCTTGGCATTCATTACAATGAAGGTTCGGATCTCTTGGATTACCTTGTGGATCCTAGTGTATTTCACTATGAAAAGGGGTACGTCCAAATTCCGGACAAGCCTGGACTTGGGATTGAAATGAATGAAGCGCATGTTCGGAAAATGGCTGAAATGGGACATCAATGGCGCAACCCCATTTGGAGACATGCGGATCAAAGCATTGCAGAATGGTAG
- a CDS encoding GntP family permease — MSDAGLIIITILGIAVLLYLIIRSKMQAFLALLLASIFIGLLAGMEPQSLLETIEEGMGGTLGFIAIVVGLGAMFGEVLRTSGGAEKLAFTLVDTFGEKRAQWALGFTGIVVAIPVFLDVALVILIPIVYSLAMRTGKSLLYYAIPLLAGLAVAHSFVPPTPGPIAVASVLGVDLAWMLLFGFIAGLPAMIIGGPLFGRYIGNKIHVPVPDHVLEREQKESDSRQGMPSFGLILFIILLPLILILFNTAGEQLLAEGMLRSTLMFIGHPFLALIIATLLAMHFLGKRRGASKQELQTMTTKALEPAGIVILITGAGGVFSEVLIETGVGDVMGDLMAASGFPLVLLAFLIATGVRVAQGSATVAMLTAAGLISPLVDLVDLSQPSLALIAVSVACGATVLSHVNDSGFWLVNRFLEMSEKDTLKSWTVMETIIGVVGFIVVFILSFFFS; from the coding sequence ATGTCTGATGCCGGTTTGATTATCATTACAATATTGGGGATCGCTGTTCTTTTATATTTAATCATTCGCTCAAAAATGCAAGCTTTTTTGGCCCTTTTGCTCGCGAGTATTTTTATAGGGCTTTTGGCAGGAATGGAGCCTCAATCATTGCTCGAAACCATTGAAGAAGGAATGGGAGGAACATTAGGGTTTATCGCGATTGTCGTGGGTCTGGGCGCAATGTTCGGTGAAGTGCTGCGTACTTCCGGCGGAGCGGAAAAGCTTGCCTTCACGCTCGTGGATACATTTGGTGAAAAGCGGGCGCAGTGGGCATTAGGTTTCACCGGTATCGTTGTAGCCATCCCCGTATTTCTTGATGTGGCCTTGGTTATCCTTATTCCGATTGTGTATAGTTTAGCGATGCGGACAGGGAAGTCCCTGCTCTATTATGCCATTCCACTTCTTGCAGGTTTGGCAGTTGCCCATAGTTTTGTGCCGCCAACGCCTGGACCGATTGCGGTTGCTTCCGTATTGGGCGTGGACTTAGCTTGGATGTTGTTATTTGGTTTTATTGCAGGGTTGCCTGCCATGATAATCGGAGGACCTCTATTTGGCAGGTATATAGGGAATAAAATCCATGTTCCTGTACCGGATCATGTCTTAGAACGAGAACAAAAGGAATCGGATAGCCGGCAAGGAATGCCATCTTTTGGCCTGATCCTTTTTATCATTTTGTTGCCGCTAATTCTGATTTTGTTCAATACAGCAGGGGAGCAGCTGTTGGCAGAGGGGATGTTGAGAAGCACCCTTATGTTTATCGGCCATCCATTCCTCGCTTTAATCATTGCAACATTACTCGCCATGCATTTCTTGGGAAAAAGGCGAGGCGCTTCCAAACAAGAATTACAAACAATGACAACGAAAGCACTGGAGCCGGCAGGGATTGTTATCCTGATTACAGGTGCCGGAGGCGTTTTCAGTGAAGTTCTTATTGAAACCGGTGTCGGGGATGTCATGGGCGATTTAATGGCAGCTTCCGGTTTTCCGCTTGTGCTTCTCGCGTTCTTGATTGCAACAGGCGTTCGTGTCGCCCAAGGCTCAGCGACTGTGGCTATGTTGACGGCAGCAGGGTTAATTTCACCGCTCGTGGATTTGGTTGATTTGTCACAGCCTTCTCTCGCGTTAATAGCAGTTTCGGTTGCTTGCGGTGCTACCGTGCTTTCACACGTGAATGATTCTGGTTTCTGGTTGGTCAACAGGTTCTTGGAAATGTCAGAGAAAGATACGCTAAAATCTTGGACGGTTATGGAAACGATCATTGGCGTCGTTGGTTTTATCGTCGTCTTTATTCTCAGTTTCTTCTTTTCATAA
- a CDS encoding ABC transporter permease produces the protein MEILSGFFEYWTESYASILEYTYEHIAISFTVILLGISFSIPLAVYMTKMKNNKIKNMIFNIANIFQTIPPIALLAVMVPIAGIGFAPAVIALFLYSLLPLLRNTYAGIESIDPEIVEAARGMGYSTLQSLFKIELPVAFPYVMSGIRVSSVYIISWTALAALIGAGGLGDLILAGIGYNDQFMIFTGTIAAILIAVLLDLILGRMEKRIYGSS, from the coding sequence ATGGAGATTCTGTCCGGTTTTTTCGAGTATTGGACGGAAAGCTATGCATCAATTTTAGAATACACTTACGAACACATCGCTATTTCTTTTACGGTCATCCTTTTAGGAATATCGTTTTCCATACCACTTGCTGTTTATATGACAAAGATGAAAAACAATAAAATAAAAAACATGATATTTAATATCGCGAATATATTCCAAACTATTCCGCCAATTGCATTGTTGGCTGTGATGGTTCCTATAGCTGGCATTGGTTTTGCACCAGCTGTTATAGCGTTGTTCTTATATTCACTGTTACCGTTATTGAGAAATACGTATGCCGGTATCGAATCAATAGATCCCGAAATTGTAGAGGCGGCACGGGGGATGGGTTATAGTACGTTACAAAGTTTATTTAAAATTGAACTGCCTGTTGCCTTTCCATATGTGATGTCCGGCATTCGTGTGTCGTCTGTCTATATCATCAGTTGGACTGCTTTAGCAGCATTAATTGGTGCCGGAGGATTAGGGGATTTAATCCTGGCCGGGATTGGATATAACGATCAATTTATGATATTCACCGGAACGATTGCAGCCATCTTGATTGCCGTTTTATTAGATTTAATTCTAGGCCGAATGGAAAAAAGAATATACGGAAGTTCATAA
- a CDS encoding methionine ABC transporter permease — protein sequence MDLQHLIDLLPEMAEAFVETLQMISISTAVAILVGIPLGVLLFVTDRGLFWQNLVVQSVLGFIVNVVRSIPYIILLVLLFPLTGFLVGTTTGPVAASVSLSVAAIPFFARIVETSMREIDKGMIEAAIATGATPWMIMKDVLFPEARASIIHGLTLTVITLIAYSAMAGVVGGGGIGDLAVRYGHYRYDTTIMISTVVLLIVLVQVLQQLGDFIAKRVDKR from the coding sequence ATGGACTTGCAGCATCTCATTGATCTCTTGCCCGAGATGGCGGAGGCGTTCGTGGAGACGCTGCAGATGATCAGCATATCCACCGCGGTTGCCATCCTCGTCGGTATTCCACTCGGTGTGCTTTTGTTCGTTACGGATCGCGGCTTGTTCTGGCAAAACCTCGTTGTCCAGTCTGTCCTTGGATTTATCGTGAACGTCGTACGCTCGATTCCGTACATCATTTTGCTCGTGCTGTTGTTCCCGCTAACAGGTTTTTTAGTGGGTACGACAACCGGACCGGTGGCAGCGAGCGTATCGCTATCGGTGGCGGCTATTCCGTTTTTTGCCCGCATCGTTGAGACCTCTATGCGTGAAATTGACAAAGGCATGATTGAAGCTGCAATCGCGACCGGCGCTACACCATGGATGATTATGAAAGATGTGCTTTTCCCGGAAGCGCGCGCTTCCATTATTCATGGGCTTACACTCACGGTCATCACCTTAATCGCCTATTCTGCGATGGCCGGGGTCGTTGGTGGTGGCGGGATTGGGGACCTGGCGGTCCGTTACGGCCACTACCGCTATGACACGACCATCATGATATCCACCGTCGTACTGCTCATCGTACTTGTCCAAGTGCTGCAACAGCTTGGCGATTTCATTGCAAAACGCGTAGATAAAAGATAA
- a CDS encoding MurR/RpiR family transcriptional regulator — MVTNTSLQTIRAHYSSLSDKEKKVADFILASPDKVMYFSISELAEASEVAEATVFRFSKRLGYKGFQDLKIALARQIVKPEENIHESIQENDDSKTIATKIFTEHKRAMDDTLSLIHEDTIQTVAHHIIHATRIDIYGSGGSGVVAEDAYHKMMRFGIPIQAFTDSHQQMMSASLLKEGSIAIGISNSGSNRDVIDALATAKAGGATTVAIANNTSSPLTKTADFALSTSARESLFRSEAMASRIVQLALIDVLYVVCALKMKNTTLHNLESIRKSIATKRF, encoded by the coding sequence ATGGTTACAAATACTAGCCTGCAAACGATCCGTGCGCATTACTCATCATTGTCCGATAAAGAAAAAAAGGTAGCGGATTTTATACTCGCTTCTCCCGATAAAGTGATGTACTTTTCGATTTCAGAACTGGCGGAAGCTAGCGAAGTAGCTGAAGCTACCGTCTTTCGCTTCAGCAAACGTTTGGGCTACAAAGGATTCCAAGACCTTAAAATCGCCCTCGCCCGCCAAATCGTAAAGCCGGAAGAAAACATCCATGAATCAATCCAAGAAAATGATGACAGCAAAACGATTGCGACAAAAATTTTCACTGAACATAAACGAGCCATGGACGACACCCTCTCCCTTATTCATGAAGACACCATTCAAACCGTCGCCCACCACATTATTCACGCTACCCGCATCGACATCTATGGATCAGGCGGCTCAGGGGTCGTTGCTGAGGACGCTTACCACAAAATGATGCGATTTGGCATCCCGATTCAAGCATTTACGGACAGCCATCAGCAGATGATGAGTGCTTCTTTATTGAAAGAGGGAAGCATCGCCATCGGCATATCAAACAGCGGAAGCAACCGTGACGTCATAGATGCATTAGCAACAGCAAAAGCCGGAGGCGCAACGACGGTGGCAATAGCCAACAATACTTCCTCTCCGCTCACAAAAACTGCCGATTTCGCGCTTTCCACAAGCGCCCGGGAATCGCTTTTCCGCTCAGAGGCAATGGCTTCCCGGATCGTGCAACTTGCCCTTATCGATGTCCTTTACGTCGTCTGCGCATTGAAAATGAAAAATACAACCTTACATAATTTGGAGTCCATTCGGAAATCGATAGCGACAAAACGATTTTAA
- a CDS encoding methionine ABC transporter ATP-binding protein, whose product MIQVEGLTKVYKTKKKTITGVNDVSLKVNQGEIFGVVGYSGAGKSSLIRCVNLLERPTSGTVTVDGTEMTSLSGEALREQRLKIGMIFQHFYLINQKTVFENIAFALRAAGVESKDMKARVEELLQRVELLDKRDSYPSQLSGGQKQRVGIARALANNPTVLLCDEATSALDPTTTKSILALLKNLNKELGLTIMLITHEMNVVKDICHRMAIMQDGKVVEEGSVYDLFAEPQNVLTQEFISNVVSFELPEATLAQCSGTIVKVVFKGDIAGEGIIADTLQKYNVKGNFLHGAIEYIESKPLGIFIMELSGEIGDIHEAIQYIQARKAKVEVIRDGLAASH is encoded by the coding sequence GTGATTCAAGTTGAGGGTCTGACGAAAGTATACAAAACGAAAAAGAAGACGATTACCGGGGTGAATGATGTTTCGCTCAAAGTCAATCAAGGAGAAATCTTCGGGGTTGTCGGCTATTCCGGTGCAGGGAAGAGTTCTCTCATTCGCTGTGTCAACTTGCTTGAGCGGCCGACGAGCGGGACGGTGACCGTCGATGGAACCGAGATGACGTCGTTATCTGGGGAGGCTCTGAGAGAACAACGCCTGAAGATTGGCATGATCTTTCAACATTTTTACTTAATTAACCAGAAGACGGTGTTTGAAAATATTGCGTTTGCACTTCGGGCAGCAGGTGTTGAATCAAAGGATATGAAAGCCCGTGTGGAAGAACTGCTTCAACGTGTGGAGTTATTGGATAAGCGCGATTCCTATCCTTCGCAGTTGAGCGGAGGGCAGAAGCAGCGGGTCGGGATTGCGCGGGCGCTGGCGAACAATCCGACCGTGCTTCTCTGTGATGAGGCTACTTCGGCGCTTGACCCGACTACGACGAAGTCGATTTTGGCCCTTCTTAAGAATTTGAACAAAGAGCTTGGTTTGACGATCATGCTCATCACACACGAGATGAATGTCGTCAAAGACATTTGCCACCGGATGGCGATTATGCAAGATGGCAAGGTGGTGGAGGAGGGCAGTGTTTACGATCTCTTTGCTGAGCCACAAAATGTGCTTACCCAAGAGTTCATCAGCAATGTCGTCTCGTTTGAGCTTCCGGAAGCCACTTTGGCACAGTGTTCAGGGACGATCGTTAAGGTGGTCTTCAAAGGGGATATTGCCGGTGAAGGAATTATTGCAGATACGCTTCAGAAGTATAACGTCAAAGGTAATTTTTTACATGGAGCCATTGAATACATCGAATCAAAACCGCTCGGCATTTTCATTATGGAGCTGAGCGGAGAGATTGGCGATATTCATGAGGCGATCCAGTATATTCAAGCACGCAAAGCAAAGGTGGAGGTGATCCGTGATGGACTTGCAGCATCTCATTGA